A segment of the Mustelus asterias unplaced genomic scaffold, sMusAst1.hap1.1 HAP1_SCAFFOLD_113, whole genome shotgun sequence genome:
aggctgaaatctcaaacgtcacgtcgagacgtgacagagtcatattccttgggagctgaatatcatcggactttcaatccagaaggagaaatgattgtccagtctgtcgatttgaaaagatttgaaatgtcagtgtgactgaaaaagcattgacacactgccacacttgagtgagtgtgttccaatgcactgactaaagagctttaaccagttacacagtctgaataaatatcacaccattcacagcgggtagagactgtaatcttgttctgtgtgtggacgaagtttcaactaattgtccactcaagagagaggcaaggacacctgcatcatggagaaaccatggaaatgtgcggattgtgggaagagatacagagccccatctaagctggaagttcatcggcgcaaccacactggggagaggccattcacctgctctcagtgtgggaagggattcactcggttatccctcctgcagagacaccagcgagttcacactggagagaggccatttacctgctctcaatgtgggaagggattcagtcagttatccgacctccagagacaccagcgagttcacactggggagagaccgttcacctgctctcagtgtaggaagggattcactcagttatccagcctgcagacacacgaacgcgttcacactggggagagaccgttcacctgctctcagtgtgggaagggattcactcagttatccaccctgcggacacacgaacaagttcacactggggagaaaccattcacctgctctcagtgtgggaagggattcactcggtcatccctcctgcagagacaccagcgagttcacactggggagaggccattcaactgttctcagtgtgggaagggattcacgaactcatccaccctgcggacacacgaacgagttcacattggggagagaccgttcacctgctctcagtgtgggcaagaattcactctgtcagccgacctgcagagacaccagcgagttcacactggggagaggccgttcacctgctctcagtgtgggaagggattcattctgttatccagcctgcggagacaccagcgagttcacactggggagaaaccattcatctgctctgagtgtgggaagggattcactaactcatctgacctgcagacacaccagcgagttcacacaggggagaggccgttcacctgctctcagtgtggggagggattcactcagtcatccaacttgcagagacaccagcgcattcacactggggagagaccattcacctgctctcagtgtgggaagggattcagagtttcatcccacctgctgagacaccaagaagttcacgagtgattccaggggttggattctgctgttattgtttctgctctcaattacatcc
Coding sequences within it:
- the LOC144484513 gene encoding uncharacterized protein LOC144484513, yielding MEKPWKCADCGKRYRAPSKLEVHRRNHTGERPFTCSQCGKGFTRLSLLQRHQRVHTGERPFTCSQCGKGFSQLSDLQRHQRVHTGERPFTCSQCRKGFTQLSSLQTHERVHTGERPFTCSQCGKGFTQLSTLRTHEQVHTGEKPFTCSQCGKGFTRSSLLQRHQRVHTGERPFNCSQCGKGFTNSSTLRTHERVHIGERPFTCSQCGQEFTLSADLQRHQRVHTGERPFTCSQCGKGFILLSSLRRHQRVHTGEKPFICSECGKGFTNSSDLQTHQRVHTGERPFTCSQCGEGFTQSSNLQRHQRIHTGERPFTCSQCGKGFRVSSHLLRHQEVHE